A genomic segment from Micropterus dolomieu isolate WLL.071019.BEF.003 ecotype Adirondacks linkage group LG03, ASM2129224v1, whole genome shotgun sequence encodes:
- the sdf2l1 gene encoding stromal cell-derived factor 2-like protein 1, with protein MRTKMEIIQPILFFVKSLLFLLLWSNCEGTGRESELNYVTCGSLVKLLNTRHNVRLHSHDVKYGSGSGQQSVTGVENADDANSYWQIRGKPNDPCQRGVAIKCGQAIRITHMKTGRNLHTHHFSSPLSNNQEVSAFGENGEGDSLDVWKVQCDGVYWERDEAVRFKHVGTDVFLSVTGEQYGHPIRSQREVHGMSSPNQHNWWRSMEGVFIQPSQEPQRHDEL; from the exons ATGAGAACAAAGATGGAGATAATTCAACCTATCCTCTTTTTTGTCAAATCactgctgtttctgctgctgtggtCAAACTGTGAAGGAACTGGAAGAGAGTCGGAGCTCAACTATGTGACCTGCGGCTCACTTGTCAAGCTGCTCAACACCAGACACAACGTTCGCCTGCACTCCCACGATGTCAAATATGGCTCAG gcagtGGACAGCAGTCTGTAACTGGAGTGGAGAACGCAGACGATGCCAACAGTTATTGGCAGATTCGTGGGAAACCCAATGATCCGTGTCAGCGTGGGGTGGCCATCAAGTGTGGTCAGGCCATCCGCATCACACACATGAAGACTGGCCGAAACCTCCACACACACCACTTCAGCTCCCCCCTGTCTAATAACCAG GAGGTCAGCGCCTTTGGAGAGAACGGTGAAGGTGACAGTCTGGATGTGTGGAAGGTGCAGTGTGACGGTGTCTACTGGGAGCGCGATGAGGCTGTGCGCTTCAAACACGTGGGCACCGATGTCTTTCTGAGCGTGACAGGCGAGCAGTATGGCCACCCTATTCGCAGCCAGCGCGAGGTGCACGGCATGAGCTCCCCCAACCAGCACAACTGGTGGCGCTCCATGGAGGGTGTTTTCATCCAGCCCAGCCAGGAGCCACAGCGCCACGATGAgctctga